Proteins found in one Pelmatolapia mariae isolate MD_Pm_ZW linkage group LG7, Pm_UMD_F_2, whole genome shotgun sequence genomic segment:
- the cimap1b gene encoding ciliary microtubule associated protein 1B, with protein MTFSVKVMMKADPWVGTWRPHKPRGPIAALYGSPGPKYALPGLTGVSQHDPTKYKAPMFSFGMRHKEVNNNFSPGPRYLIPTNMTREGLSSMPAFSLHGRPKEPKFFEPPGPGQYSPEHSAKWIYRAAPAYSLLARHKELGGNKTPGPATYSLPPVIGMNTAVASSAPCFSLRGRNKIGTFYNDQSKTPGPAAYKVVDPSIYGQKPPQFSMTGRNFTPGETTAKPGPGAYNPEQVNLTKTKAPSFTFGLRHSEYILSVPGNVME; from the exons atgactTTCTCTGTCAAGGTAATGATGAAGGCTGATCCCTGGGTTGGCACCTGGAGGCCCCACAAGCCAAGAGGTCCTATAGCTGCCCTCTATGGTAGCCCGGGACCCAAGTATGCACTGCCTGGACTCACAG GTGTGTCTCAGCACGACCCTACTAAATACAAAGCCCCAATGTTCAGCTTTGGGATGCGTCATAAGGAGGTCAATAATAACTTTTCCCCTGGGCCAAGATACCTGATTCCCACCAACATGACCAGAGAGGGCCTGAGCAGCATGCCTGCATTTTCACTCCACGGCCGTCCAAAGGAGCCCAAGTTCTTCGAGCCTCCTGGACCAG GTCAATATTCCCCAGAGCATTCAGCAAAGTGGATCTACCGCGCTGCGCCTGCTTATTCACTGTTAGCCAGGCACAAGGAATTAGGTGGCAACAAAACACCAG GTCCTGCAACCTATTCTCTGCCTCCCGTGATAGGGATGAACACTGCGGTTGCATCTTCTGCTCCCTGCTTCTCATTACGTGGCCGCAACAAAATCGGAACCTTCTATAACGACCAAAGCAAG ACTCCTGGCCCTGCTGCCTATAAAGTTGTGGACCCCAGTATTTATGGGCAGAAGCCTCCTCAATTCAGCATGACAGGCCGCAACTTCACTCCCGGTGAAACCACCGCGAAACCAGGACCAGGAGCATACAACCCTGAGCAA GTAAACCTCACAAAAACCAAAGCCCCGAGCTTTACCTTTGGATTGCGTCATTCTGAGTACATCCTATCAGTCCCTGGGAATGTTATGGAATAG